The Oncorhynchus gorbuscha isolate QuinsamMale2020 ecotype Even-year unplaced genomic scaffold, OgorEven_v1.0 Un_scaffold_1157, whole genome shotgun sequence genome includes the window TTGATGTTATCGTCTGACACACTCAACTTTCTAGTAGTCACAGTCCACAACCCCTTATTCCAATCTCCTGATTGTACCTGTTTGTGAGGGTGTTTGCTTTCCGGGTAAGCTTAGACAGAACCGTGTGTAGTCCGGTCAAATGATAATGAAATTGTTTCTCCAAATCATCATCATCGGATTCTATTCTGGATATGTCCAACGCGGTCACCCCCATTTTTTCTTTCCGCCTGTCGTCGGCTTGTAGGACCCCCCATTCGATGTCATTCCTGATCGATTTTAACAGCACATAGTAATTGTACATGTCCCCGTCCTGGAAATAGGTGGTTGACCCATTGCTGGCGGTCCTAATCGGTGATATCGTTTTCACCTCTTCTTCCTCGTCTAGAGGCACGTCTCTTAGCAGACTAGGAACCATCACCGTCTGATCCATGTTATTTACGGCACCAATAAATCGGTTCATTGCATTGAACAATGAATTCTTTTGATTGTACGAATCCGAAATGTGCATCATTTTTGCGAAAAACCTGACCGCGTGCAGACAATCTAGTTTACCTCGCGTCACCGATGATAATGCAGTTTTACTCTTCTGTCAGTCTGAAATCAACcttagcaagctaactagctaatgctCTTTATCGGATTACAATTACAAATTTAGCTGCTGCAAAAGCTTACTCAGTCCGAGGAAACGTCCAGACTTCTCCAACGTCTTGCCTGCCTTGTGATAACTGTACTACCTAACGTTACTCACTAATTGACTAACAAGTGGCTTTTTTCTAAGGGCGTTCCCGGATCTGTCTCAGTCGAATGTTTTCCCCTCAGGCCAAAGTAACAGGATGCACGACCTGAAATAAGAGACACCATTCGGTTAGTTACTTCAAGTAACGTTATTTCAGTATCATTAGTTGCATAGTAGGCCTACCAGAAATTAAGAAATCGTCACACTGGCCAATAGATGCTTCCGTTCTCAACTCACTGAATTaacagctaacattagc containing:
- the LOC124021676 gene encoding mid1-interacting protein 1-B-like; the protein is MMHISDSYNQKNSLFNAMNRFIGAVNNMDQTVMVPSLLRDVPLDEEEEVKTISPIRTASNGSTTYFQDGDMYNYYVLLKSIRNDIEWGVLQADDRRKEKMGVTALDISRIESDDDDLEKQFHYHLTGLHTVLSKLTRKANTLTNRYNQEIGIRGCGL